The Engystomops pustulosus chromosome 4, aEngPut4.maternal, whole genome shotgun sequence genome contains a region encoding:
- the LOC140126982 gene encoding uncharacterized protein isoform X1 — MDEGHFKSLGLRYITAWLQHRIPQTSPYEIYATFTFHVTYIPQFNMARSNFSFVFWSDYTCSTGSREIRFLLFSFFGKETERHKPTNHQPERSQRVYRLPEIQDGVGKISHTHYSPRCINVHYRLKGCILSHPYTPFLTKVFKVFCLVSRGCYTTLSILCTPLWNIICTKDLYKGDGRGGGVSQTTGRTDRPVPRRPAHCWPRQGELTLLQRSHPRNLKKTGMDSKLPEVRTFPSYCEEIPGCKPELSLPNVVPSTGQGRPHQGSDNKVQEKISDLYQRSYEDSGLSNSLHLLGSLVSGPFQNTPGMDLKILEQKTGGSGQENPNPTCRQGGPAMVVGRRKSEERDLLVKQPLHPNPDRREPEGLGGSDASANFPGYLDRGDYKKVLKFPRVASSMGSTQREHSSSCPPTPPNSIRQYNYGLLHKKTRRNQVSSPEYPSSENIFVGRTTHSVNICHSSKRHGEFKGGLSKQKKDPTKRVEPQGGDLPAANIFVGLSSSGLVRNKGEYQMPALFFSGKRGEQGTAGRLLSLLGHSTSLRLPPNSPDRQGPEENISGKYQSHLHLPELAEEKLVPTLEEDVTRESSHSSAIRGPTTSGSNPSSKPREITAVCLDPESSFLSSQGLSSEVIKTLKASRKPVTFAIYHKIWKRFCSFCKDSPPSQANLNILQVLEFLQKGLELGLSTSTLKVQVSALSAFFDQPLIEHRWVKRFIKAASRLKPQTVKKSSAWDLTLVLNALMKEPFEPIDSSSVKNLTLKTVFLIAITSARRLGELQAISIREPYMKILDDRIVLMLDPNFVPKVVSDFHRNQEIILPSFCENPSSAREREWSSLDGKNKGRKASKATIARWLRLAIASCYDLQKSPIPAGIRAHSTRAMSTSWAERRGASLDQICRAATWSSSTTFSKHYRLDLHLSKDLSFGRKVLQAVIPP, encoded by the exons atggacgaaggtcacttcaaatccctgggtcttagatatattactgcatggttacaacatcgaattcctcagacttccccctacgaaatatatgccaccttcaccttccatgtcacttacatcccacagtttaatatggcaagaagtaacttctcttttgtcttctggagtgattatacctgttccacaggatcaagagaaatccggtttttactcttctctttttttggtaaagaaaccgAACGGCACAAACCGACTAATCATCAACCTGAGAGGTCTCAACGAGTTTATCGTCTACCGgaaattcaggatggagtcggtaagatcagccacacacattattcaccaagatgcattaatgtgcactatagacttaaaggatgcatattatcacatccctatacaccatttctcacaaaggtttttaaggttttctgtcttgtctccagagggtgctacactacactttcaattctgtgcactcccctttggaatatcatctgcaccaaggacctttacaaaggtgatggcagaggtggtggcgtctctcagactacaggacgtactgatcgtcccgtacctagacgacctgctcattgttggccaagacagggggagcttactcttctccagagatctcaccctagaaaccttaaaaagactgggatggatagtaaactaccagaagtcagaactttccccagctactgtgaggaaattcctgggtgtaaacctgaactcagtttaccaaatgtcgttccttccacaggacaagggagACCACATCAAGGATCTGATAACAAGGTTCAGGAGAAAATCAGTGATCTCTATCAGAGAAGCTATGAAGATTCTGGGCTCtctaacagcctgcatctcctcggtagcctggtgtcaggcccattccagaatactccagggatggatcttaagatcctggaacagaaaacaggaggatctggacaggaaaatcccaatcccacctgccgtcaaggaggacctgctatggtggttgggagacggaaatctgaggaaagggatcttctggtcaaacagcccttacatcccaatccagacagacgcgagccagaggggctggggggcagtgatgcctcagcaaatttcccagggtacctggacagaggagattacaagaaggtcctcaaatttccgagagttgcaagcagtatgggaagcactcagcgcgaacactcctcttcttgcccaccaacacctcctaattctatcagacaatacaactacggtctcctacataaaaagacaaggaggaaccaggtctcctctcctgagtaccctagctcggaaaatatttttgtgggcagaacaaCACACTCTGTCAATATCTGCCACTCATCTAAAAGGCACGGAGAATTCAAGggcggactttctaagcagaagaaagatcctaccaaacgagtggagcctcaaggaggagatcttccagcggctaacatctttgtggggttatcctctagtggacttgttcgcaacaagggagaataccaaatgcctgcattatttttctctggaaaaaggggagaacagggaacggctggacgccttctctcactcctgggacattccactagtctacgccttccccccaattcccctgatcgccagggtcctgaggaaaatatttcaggaaaataccagagccatcttcatctgcccgaactggccgaagaaaagctggtacCCACTCTTGAAGAAGATGTCACCAGAGAATCCAGTCATTCTTCCGCTATCAGAGGACCTACTACATCAGGGTCCAATCCATCATCCAAACCCAGGGAAATTACAGCTGTctgcctggatcctgaatccagcttcttaagctctcagggactctcatctgaagtcatcaagaccctgaaggcaagtagaaaaccagtcacctttgccatctatcataagatatggaagaggttctgttccttctgtaaggacagtccaccttcccaagctaaccttaatattttgcaggtgcttgaatttcttcaaaagggtttggagttgggtttgtctaccagcaccctgaaggtccaggtgtcggcgcttagtgccttcttcgaccagcctctcatcgagcacaggtgggtcaaaagatttattaaagctgcctctaggttaaagcctcagactgttaaaaaatcatcagcatgggacttaactctagttttgaatgccttaatgaaggaaccatttgaacctattgattcctccagtgttaaaaacctgacacttaagacagttttcctgatagccatcacttctgctagaaggttaggtgaacttcaggctatatcgattagggaaccctacatgaaaattctagatgatagaattgtgttgatgttggatccaaattttgttcccaaggtggtttccgactttcataggaatcaggagattatcctaccctccttctgtgagaacccttcttcggcaagagaacgcgaatggagttctttggat gggaaaaataaggggaggaaggcgtcgaaggcgactattgcaagatggctgagactggcaattgcctcatgttacgacctacagaaaagcccgataccagcaggaatccgagctcactcgaccagggctatgtccacatcttgggcggaaagaagaggagcgtcaCTAGATCAGATTTGCAGAGCTGCAACGTGGTCTTCATCCACTACATTCTCCAAGCATTATAGGCTGGACTTGCACTTGTCAAAAGACCTATCTTTTGGACGCAAGGTGTTACAggctgtaatccctccctaa
- the LOC140126982 gene encoding uncharacterized protein isoform X2: MDEGHFKSLGLRYITAWLQHRIPQTSPYEIYATFTFHVTYIPQFNMARSNFSFVFWSDYTCSTGSREIRFLLFSFFGKETERHKPTNHQPERSQRVYRLPEIQDGVGKISHTHYSPRCINVHYRLKGCILSHPYTPFLTKVFKVFCLVSRGCYTTLSILCTPLWNIICTKDLYKGDGRGGGVSQTTGRTDRPVPRRPAHCWPRQGELTLLQRSHPRNLKKTGMDSKLPEVRTFPSYCEEIPGCKPELSLPNVVPSTGQGRPHQGSDNKVQEKISDLYQRSYEDSGLSNSLHLLGSLVSGPFQNTPGMDLKILEQKTGGSGQENPNPTCRQGGPAMVVGRRKSEERDLLVKQPLHPNPDRREPEGLGGSDASANFPGYLDRGDYKKVLKFPRVASSMGSTQREHSSSCPPTPPNSIRQYNYGLLHKKTRRNQVSSPEYPSSENIFVGRTTHSVNICHSSKRHGEFKGGLSKQKKDPTKRVEPQGGDLPAANIFVGLSSSGLVRNKGEYQMPALFFSGKRGEQGTAGRLLSLLGHSTSLRLPPNSPDRQGPEENISGKYQSHLHLPELAEEKLVPTLEEDVTRESSHSSAIRGPTTSGSNPSSKPREITAVCLDPESSFLSSQGLSSEVIKTLKASRKPVTFAIYHKIWKRFCSFCKDSPPSQANLNILQVLEFLQKGLELGLSTSTLKVQVSALSAFFDQPLIEHRWFPTFIGIRRLSYPPSVRTLLRQENANGVLWMGKIRGGRRRRRLLQDG, from the exons atggacgaaggtcacttcaaatccctgggtcttagatatattactgcatggttacaacatcgaattcctcagacttccccctacgaaatatatgccaccttcaccttccatgtcacttacatcccacagtttaatatggcaagaagtaacttctcttttgtcttctggagtgattatacctgttccacaggatcaagagaaatccggtttttactcttctctttttttggtaaagaaaccgAACGGCACAAACCGACTAATCATCAACCTGAGAGGTCTCAACGAGTTTATCGTCTACCGgaaattcaggatggagtcggtaagatcagccacacacattattcaccaagatgcattaatgtgcactatagacttaaaggatgcatattatcacatccctatacaccatttctcacaaaggtttttaaggttttctgtcttgtctccagagggtgctacactacactttcaattctgtgcactcccctttggaatatcatctgcaccaaggacctttacaaaggtgatggcagaggtggtggcgtctctcagactacaggacgtactgatcgtcccgtacctagacgacctgctcattgttggccaagacagggggagcttactcttctccagagatctcaccctagaaaccttaaaaagactgggatggatagtaaactaccagaagtcagaactttccccagctactgtgaggaaattcctgggtgtaaacctgaactcagtttaccaaatgtcgttccttccacaggacaagggagACCACATCAAGGATCTGATAACAAGGTTCAGGAGAAAATCAGTGATCTCTATCAGAGAAGCTATGAAGATTCTGGGCTCtctaacagcctgcatctcctcggtagcctggtgtcaggcccattccagaatactccagggatggatcttaagatcctggaacagaaaacaggaggatctggacaggaaaatcccaatcccacctgccgtcaaggaggacctgctatggtggttgggagacggaaatctgaggaaagggatcttctggtcaaacagcccttacatcccaatccagacagacgcgagccagaggggctggggggcagtgatgcctcagcaaatttcccagggtacctggacagaggagattacaagaaggtcctcaaatttccgagagttgcaagcagtatgggaagcactcagcgcgaacactcctcttcttgcccaccaacacctcctaattctatcagacaatacaactacggtctcctacataaaaagacaaggaggaaccaggtctcctctcctgagtaccctagctcggaaaatatttttgtgggcagaacaaCACACTCTGTCAATATCTGCCACTCATCTAAAAGGCACGGAGAATTCAAGggcggactttctaagcagaagaaagatcctaccaaacgagtggagcctcaaggaggagatcttccagcggctaacatctttgtggggttatcctctagtggacttgttcgcaacaagggagaataccaaatgcctgcattatttttctctggaaaaaggggagaacagggaacggctggacgccttctctcactcctgggacattccactagtctacgccttccccccaattcccctgatcgccagggtcctgaggaaaatatttcaggaaaataccagagccatcttcatctgcccgaactggccgaagaaaagctggtacCCACTCTTGAAGAAGATGTCACCAGAGAATCCAGTCATTCTTCCGCTATCAGAGGACCTACTACATCAGGGTCCAATCCATCATCCAAACCCAGGGAAATTACAGCTGTctgcctggatcctgaatccagcttcttaagctctcagggactctcatctgaagtcatcaagaccctgaaggcaagtagaaaaccagtcacctttgccatctatcataagatatggaagaggttctgttccttctgtaaggacagtccaccttcccaagctaaccttaatattttgcaggtgcttgaatttcttcaaaagggtttggagttgggtttgtctaccagcaccctgaaggtccaggtgtcggcgcttagtgccttcttcgaccagcctctcatcgagcacag gtggtttccgactttcataggaatcaggagattatcctaccctccttctgtgagaacccttcttcggcaagagaacgcgaatggagttctttggat gggaaaaataaggggaggaaggcgtcgaaggcgactattgcaagatggctga